Proteins found in one Deltaproteobacteria bacterium genomic segment:
- a CDS encoding AsnC family protein yields MSTNTINDRRLLRLIDGGKSQAEAARIIGVSRQAVSKRLQELRGKTTKVIVAKKVEQITDCKIDAMAQLTKINSDANEILEL; encoded by the coding sequence ATGTCAACTAACACAATCAATGACAGGCGGCTGTTGAGGCTGATTGACGGGGGTAAAAGCCAAGCTGAGGCGGCAAGAATTATAGGGGTAAGCCGCCAAGCTGTGAGCAAACGCCTTCAGGAGTTGCGGGGGAAGACCACTAAGGTCATTGTCGCTAAGAAGGTGGAACAAATAACCGATTGTAAGATCGACGCCATGGCGCAGTTGACAAAAATCAACAGCGACGCAAACGAGATCCTTGAACT
- a CDS encoding helix-turn-helix domain-containing protein — MELLDAKDVRRVLKVSLPLVYKLAEQGRLPCVRIPCPGKGTERTRTIVRFKPEDVFSFVEKHYRAG; from the coding sequence ATGGAGTTGTTGGACGCCAAGGACGTGCGGCGGGTGCTCAAGGTCAGCTTGCCCCTTGTGTACAAGCTGGCCGAGCAAGGCAGGCTTCCCTGTGTTCGTATCCCGTGCCCTGGCAAAGGAACTGAGAGAACACGGACCATTGTGCGGTTCAAGCCGGAAGACGTCTTTAGCTTCGTGGAAAAGCATTACCGGGCTGGATGA